One segment of Manihot esculenta cultivar AM560-2 chromosome 4, M.esculenta_v8, whole genome shotgun sequence DNA contains the following:
- the LOC110613994 gene encoding ent-kaurenoic acid oxidase 1, translating into MDLGFSWGLLICFVGALVALKRFLQGANRWFYETKLGEIQYYLPPGDLGWPFIGNMWSFLKAFKSTDPDSFMRSFTARYGRIGIYKAFMFGKPSVIVTSPETCKRVLNDDASFQPGWPKATMELIGKKSFIGISYEEHKRLRRLTAAPVNGHEALSIYVNYIEEVVISSLEKWTTMGKIEFLTQLRKLTFRIIMYIFLGSESEPVMEVLEKEYTTLNYGVRAMAINLPGFAYHKGLKARKHLVAALQSAIDERRKQRKENITSKKKDMLDALMDAEDENGKKLDDEEIIDVLLMYLNAGHESSGHTIMWAAVFLEKHPEYLRKAKEEQEEIVRKRPPTQKGLTLKEIREMEYLSKVIDETLRLVTFSLMVFREAKVDVNLNGYIIPKGWKVLVWFRSVHFDPEIYPNPMEFNPDRWDNFIPKAGAFLPFGAGTRLCPGNDLAKLEISIFLHHFLLNYELERLNPGSSLMYLPHSRPKDNCLAKIKKVPNSVLGKQK; encoded by the exons ATGGATCTTGGTTTCAGTTGGGGGCTCTTGATATGCTTTGTGGGTGCTTTGGTGGCTCTGAAAAGGTTTCTACAGGGAGCAAATCGGTGGTTTTATGAAACCAAACTCGGTGAAATTCAGTATTATCTGCCTCCCGGCGATCTGGGTTGGCCGTTCATCGGCAATATGTGGTCGTTTCTTAAAGCTTTCAAGTCCACTGATCCTGATTCTTTCATGCGCAGCTTTACAGCCAG ATATGGACGTATTGGAATCTACAAGGCCTTCATGTTCGGGAAGCCAAGTGTGATCGTGACATCGCCTGAAACATGCAAAAGAGTACTAAATGATGATGCTTCATTTCAACCTGGCTGGCCTAAAGCCACCATGGAGCTCATCGGAAAGAAGTCCTTCATCGGTATTTCTTATGAAGAACACAAACGTCTCCGGCGACTCACTGCAGCTCCTGTCAATGGTCATGAAGCTCTATCTATTTACGTGAATTACATTGAAGAAGTTGTGATTTCTTCCTTGGAAAAATGGACGACCATGGGAAAAATCGAGTTCTTAACTCAACTAAGGAAGCTCACCTTCAGGATAATAATGTATATCTTCCTTGGCTCCGAGAGCGAGCCTGTCATGGAGGTTCTGGAGAAAGAATATACAACACTTAACTATGGAGTCAGAGCCATGGCAATCAATCTTCCTGGATTTGCATACCATAAAGGACTGAAG GCTCGCAAACACCTGGTGGCTGCATTACAATCTGCGATAGATGAGCGCAGAAAGCAAAGGAAGGAGAACATCACATCAAAGAAGAAAGATATGCTGGACGCTCTGATGGATGCTGAAgatgaaaatggaaaaaaattgGACGATGAAGAAATCATTGATGTTTTGTTGATGTACTTAAATGCAGGTCATGAATCTTCTGGCCATACTATTATGTGGGCTGCTGTTTTTCTCGAGAAACATCCTGAATATCTCCGAAAGGCTAAG GAAGAGCAGGAGGAGATTGTAAGAAAGAGGCCACCAACACAGAAGGGTTTGACACTTAAGGAAATTAGAGAGATGGAATATCTCTCCAAG GTGATTGATGAAACGCTTCGTTTGGTTACATTCTCACTAATGGTTTTCCGAGAGGCAAAAGTTGATGTCAATCTAAATG GATATATCATTCCCAAGGGTTGGAAAGTTCTTGTGTGGTTCAGAAGTGTTCACTTTGATCCTGAAATCTATCCAAATCCAATGGAATTCAATCCTGACAGATGGGAT AATTTTATACCCAAAGCAGGAGCTTTCCTTCCCTTTGGAGCTGGAACTAGGCTGTGCCCTGGAAATGATCTTGCAAAGCTGGAAATTTCCATCTTCCTTCACCATTTTCTCCTTAATTATGA GCTGGAACGACTGAATCCTGGAAGTTCATTGATGTATTTACCTCATTCAAGACCAAAGGACAACTGCTTAGCAAAAATCAAGAAAGTTCCAAATTCAGTTTTGGGAAAACAGAAATGA